A DNA window from Callospermophilus lateralis isolate mCalLat2 chromosome X, mCalLat2.hap1, whole genome shotgun sequence contains the following coding sequences:
- the Bcor gene encoding BCL-6 corepressor isoform X1 — protein MLSATPLYGNVHSWMNSERVRMCGTSEDRKIPVNDGDASKARLELREENPLNHNVVDASTAHRIDGLAALSMDRSSLIREGLRVPGNIVYSSLCGLGSEKGREAAASTLGGLGFSSERNPEMQFKPNTPETVEPPSVSGKAPNGFSAMYKTPPGIQKSAVATAETLGLDRPASDKQSPLNINGASYLRLPWVNPYMEGATPAIYPFLDSPNKYSLNMYKALLPQQSYSLAQPLYSPVCTNGERFLYLPPPHYVSPHIPSSLASPMRLSTPSASPAIPPLVHCPDKSLPWKMGVSPGNPVDSHAYPHIQNSKQPRVPSAKAVTSGLPGDSALLLPPSPRPSPRVHLPSQPAADTYSEFHKHYARLSTSPSVTLSKPYMTVSSEFPMSRLSNGKYSKASEGGEGAQPVPGHTRKTTVQDRKDGGSPPLLEKQTVTKDVTDKPLDLSSKVVDVDASKADHMKKMAPTVLVHSRAASGLVLSGSEIPKETLSPPGNGCAIYRSEIISTAPSSWVVPGPSPNEETNGKSMSLKNKALDWAIPQQRSSSCPRMGGTDAVITNVSGAVSSAGRPASASPAPNANADGTKTSRSSVDTTPSVIQHVGQPPTTPAKHGGSTSSKGAKASNPEPTFKASENGLPPSSIFLSPNEAFRSPPIPYPRSYLPYPAPEGIAISPLSLHGKGPVYPHPVLLPNGSLFPGHLAPKPGLPYGLPTGRPEFVTYQDALGLGMVHPMLIPHTPIEITKEEKPERRSRSHERARYEDPTLRSRFSEILEANSSKLHPEVPADKTPKPNPSWSQGKTVVKSDKLVYVDLLREESDAKTEANVSKPSFAAESVSQSAEPAKPPAEPGLQQHRDFMALREELGRIGDFHEAYAFKQASGQPVFSVGKDSAPAGANKESLGMPVAAPFLEPTLGSDGPTVTFGKSQEDPKPFCMGGAPPSVDVTPTYTKDGADEAESNDGKVLKPKPSKLAKRIANSAGYVGDRFKCVTTELYADSSQLSREQRALQMEGLQEDSILCLPAAYCERAMMRFSELEMKEREGGHPATKDSEVCKFSPADWERLKGNQDKKPKSVTLEEAIADQNDSERCEFTAGNKHDPFEAPEDKDLPVEKYLVDRPPVSEPPSSEQGAAEVPGSPTLRLDRKRKVSGDSSHTETTAEELTEDPLLKAKRRRVPKDDWPEREMTNSSSNHLEDPHYSELTNLKVCIELTGLHPKKQRHLLHLRERWEQQVSAAESKPGRQSRKEVTQATQPEVTAQGNNTTEEKPARKRAEAKGNRGWTEESLKSSDNEQGLPVFSSSPPMKSLSSSNASSRKQTQPSCTPASRPPAKQQKIKESQKTDVPSADEADGQAAALLHKDPENSEKPSGKRLCKTKHLIPQEPRRSSALTGDYYVDNSDGKVTVRRVRKRPEPTSDYDLSPAKQEPKPLDRLQQLLPAPQSTQLPRASSPQETTQSRPMPPEARRLIVNKNAGETLLQRAARLGYEEVVLYCLENKICDVNHRDNAGYCALHEACARGWLNIVRHLLEYGADVNCSAQDGTRPLHDAVENDHLEIVRLLLSYGADPTLATYSGRTIMKMTHSELMEKFLTDYLNDLQGRSDDDSSGTWEFYGSSVCEPDDESGYDVLANPPGPEDQDGDDDSYSDVFEFEFSESPLLPCYNIQVSVAQGPRNWLLLSDVLKKLKMSSRIFRCNFPNVEIVTIAEAEFFRQVSASLLFSCSKDLEAFNPESKELLDLVEFTSELQTLLGSSVEWLHPSDTAPQDYW, from the exons ATGCTCTCAGCAACCCCCCTGTATGGGAACGTTCACAGCTGGATGAACAGCGAGCGGGTCCGCATGTGTGGGACTAGCGAAGACAG GAAAATTCCTGTAAATGATGGTGACGCTTCAAAAGCCAGACTGGAACTAAGAGAAGAGAACCCCTTGAACCACAACGTG GTGGATGCGAGCACCGCCCATCGGATCGATGGCCTGGCTGCGCTGAGCATGGACCGCAGCAGCCTCATCCGGGAAGGCCTCCGGGTCCCCGGAAACATTGTGTACTCCAGCTTGTGTGGACTGGGCTCCGAGAAGGGCCGGGAGGCCGCCGCGAGCACTCTCGGAGGCCTTGGGTTTTCTTCGGAAAGGAATCCAGAGATGCAGTTCAAGCCCAATACGCCCGAGACCGTGGAGCCGCCCTCCGTCTCCGGAAAGGCCCCCAATGGCTTCAGTGCTATGTACAAAACTCCGCCTGGAATACAAAAAAGTGCTGTGGCCACAGCAGAAACCCTGGGCTTGGACAGGCCCGCCAGCGACAAACAGAGCCCTCTCAACATCAATGGTGCTAGTTACCTGCGGCTGCCCTGGGTCAACCCTTACATGGAGGGCGCCACGCCAGCCATCTACCCTTTCCTCGACTCGCCAAATAAGTATTCCCTgaacatgtacaaggccttgcTACCTCAGCAGTCCTACAGCCTGGCCCAGCCGCTGTACTCTCCCGTGTGCACCAACGGGGAGCGCTTCCTCTACCTGCCGCCGCCCCACTACGTCAGTCCCCACATCCCATCGTCCTTGGCCTCTCCCATGAGGCTCTCTACGCCCTCGGCCTCCCCAGCCATCCCGCCTCTCGTCCACTGCCCAGACAAAAGCCTCCCGTGGAAGATGGGCGTCAGTCCCGGGAACCCCGTTGATTCCCATGCCTATCCCCATATCCAGAACAGCAAACAGCCCAGGGTGCCCTCTGCGAAGGCGGTCACCAGCGGCCTGCCAGGGGACTCTGCTCTCCTGCTGCCTCCGTCGCCACGGCCCTCGCCACGTGTCCACCTTCCCAGCCAGCCTGCCGCGGACACCTACTCCGAGTTCCATAAGCACTACGCCAGGTTGTCCACCTCCCCCTCGGTCACCCTGTCGAAGCCATACATGACGGTCAGCAGCGAGTTCCCCATGAGCCGGCTCTCCAATGGCAAGTATTCCAAAGCGTCAGAAGGCGGAGAGGGTGCCCAACCGGTGCCCGGGCATACCCGGAAGACAACGGTTCAAGACAGAAAGGATGGGGGCTCTCCTCCTCTGTTGGAGAAGCAGACTGTTACCAAAGACGTCACAGATAAGCCGCTGGACTTGTCTTCTAAAGTCGTGGATGTGGACGCTTCCAAAGCTGACCACATGAAGAAGATGGCCCCCACCGTGCTGGTTCACAGCAGGGCTGCAAGCGGCCTCGTGCTGTCCGGAAGTGAGATTCCAAAAGAAACATTATCTCCTCCAGGAAATGGCTGTGCTATCTATAGATCTGAGATCATTAGCACTGCGCCCTCATCCTGGGTGGTGCCGGGGCCAAGTCCCAACGAGGAGACCAATGGCAAAAGCATGTCGCTGAAAAACAAGGCGTTGGACTGGGCCATACCACAGCAGCGGAGCTCGTCGTGTCCCCGCATGGGTGGCACAGACGCCGTGATCACTAATGTGTCGGGGGCAGTGTCGAGCGCGGGCCGCCCAGCCTCAGCATCGCCAGCGCCCAATGCCAATGCAGATGGCACCAAGACCAGCAGGAGCTCTGTGGACACCACGCCGTCCGTCATTCAGCACGTGGGCCAGCCCCCGACCACGCCCGCCAAGCATGGTGGCAGCACCAGCAGCAAGGGCGCCAAAGCCAGCAACCCAGAACCGACTTTCAAAGCAAGCGAGAACGGGCTCCCGCCAAGCTCCATCTTTCTGTCTCCAAACGAAGCATTCAGGTCCCCACCGATCCCCTACCCCAGAAGTTACCTCCCTTACCCGGCCCCTGAGGGCATCGCAATCAGTCCGCTGTCCTTACATGGCAAAGGACCCGTGTACCCTCACCCTGTTTTGTTACCCAACGGCAGTCTGTTTCCCGGGCACCTTGCCCCAAAGCCTGGCCTGCCCTACGGGCTGCCCACGGGCCGGCCAGAGTTTGTGACCTACCAAGACGCCCTGGGGTTGGGCATGGTACACCCCATGTTGATCCCGCACACCCCCATCGAGATCACTAAAGAGGAGAAACCAGAGAGGCGGTCCCGGTCCCACGAGAGAGCCCGCTACGAGGACCCCACCCTCCGCAGCCGCTTCTCGGAGatcttggaagccaatagcagcaAGCTGCACCCCGAGGTCCCCGCCGACAAGACCCCAAAGCCGAATCCTAGCTGGAGTCAAGGGAAGACGGTCGTCAAAAGCGACAAGCTTGTCTATGTCGACCTCCTCCGAGAAGAATCGGATGCCAAGACGGAGGCCAATGTGTCCAAACCCAGCTTTGCGGCCGAGAGTGTCAGCCAGAGCGCAGAGCCTGCCAAGCCCCCGGCCGAGCCGGGCCTGCAGCAGCACAGAGATTTCATGGCCCTAAGAGAGGAGCTGGGGCGTATCGGGGACTTCCACGAGGCCTATGCTTTCAAACAGGCCTCAGGCCAGCCCGTGTTCAGCGTGGGCAAGGACAGCGCTCCTGCAGGAGCCAACAAAGAGAGCCTGGGGATGCCGGTCGCAGCTCCGTTCCTGGAGCCAACTCTGGGGAGCGACGGCCCCACCGTGACTTTTGGTAAAAGCCAAGAGGATCCCAAACCATTTTGCATGGGTGGCGCCCCTCCGAGTGTGGACGTCACCCCCACCTATACCAAAGATGGAGCTGACGAGGCCGAATCCAACGATGGCAAAGTTCTGAAACCGAAGCCATCTAAGCTGGCCAAGAGAATCGCCAACTCGGCCGGTTACGTGGGGGACCGATTCAAGTGTGTCACGACCGAACTGTATGCAGATTCCAGCCAGCTCAGCCGGGAGCAGCGGGCACTGCAG ATGGAAGGATTACAAGAGGACAGTATTTTATGTCTACCTGCTGCTTACTGTGAG CGTGCAATGATGCGCTTCTCAGAGTTGGAGATGAAAGAGAGAGAAGGTGGCCACCCAGCAACCAAAGATTCCGAGGTGTGCAAGTTCAGCCCAGCCGACTGGGAAAGGTTGAAAGGAAATCAGGACAAAAAGCCAAAGTCGGTCACCCTGGAGGAGGCCATTGCCGACCAGAACGACAGTGAGCGAT GCGAGTTTACTGCTGGGAACAAACATGATCCCTTTGAAGCCCCAGAGGACAAAGACCTCCCCGTGGAGAAGTACCTGGTGGACAGGCCGCCTGTGAGCGAGCCACCCTCCTCTGAGCAGGGGGCTGCCGAGGTGCCCGGTAGTCCCACCCTCCGGCTGGACAGGAAGCGCAAAGTCTCAGGTGACAGCAGCCATACTGAGACCACTGCGGAAGAGCTGACGGAGGACCCTCTGCTGAAAGCCAAGCGAAGGCGGGTCCCCAAAG ATGACTGGCCTGAGAGGGAAATGACAAACAGTTCCTCTAACCACTTAGAAGACCCACATTATAGTGAGCTGACCAACCTGAAGGTGTGCATTGAATTAACAGGGCTCCATCCTAAAAAGCAACGCCACCTGCTGCACCTTAGGGAACGCTGGGAGCAGCAGGTGTCCGCAGCAGAGAGCAAACCTGGCCGCCAaagcaggaaggaagtgacccagGCCACTCAGCCTGAGGTCACAGCCCAGGGGAATAACACCACCGAAGAGAAACCCGCCAGGAAAAGGGCAGAGGCCAAGGGCAACAGAGGCTGGACGGAAGAGTCCCTCAAGTCGAGCGACAACGAGCAAG GCCTGCCTGTGTTCTCCAGCTCCCCGCCCATGAAGAGCCTTTCATCCAGCAACGCAAGCAGCAGAAAGCAGACTCAGCCAAGCTGCACGCCGGCCTCGAGGCCTCCTGCCAAACAGCAGAAAATTAAAGAAAGCCAGAAGACAGATGTGCCGAGTGCCGACGAGGCCGACGGCCAGGCGGCCGCCCTGCTGCACAAGGACCCCGAGAACAGCGAGAAGCCGTCCGGcaagagactgtgtaaaaccaaGCACTTGATCCCGCAGGAGCCCAGGCGGAGCTCAGCGCTGACCGGGGACTACTACGTGGACAACTCGGATGGCAAG GTGACTGTCCGGAGAGTCCGGAAGCGGCCTGAGCCCACTTCGGACTACGATCTGTCACCGGCCAAGCAGGAGCCAAAGCCCTTGGACCGCTTGCAGCAGTTGCTACCAGCCCCCCAGTCCACGCAGCTGCCTCGCGCCAGTTCCCCACAGGAGACCACCCAGTCGCGCCCCATGCCACCAGAGGCACGGAGACTTATTGTCAACAAGAACGCCGGGGAGACCCTTCTGCAGCGGGCAGCCAGGCTTGGCTATGAG GAAGTGGTCTTGTACTGCCTGGAGAACAAGATTTGTGATGTGAATCACCGTGACAACGCAGGTTACTGTGCCCTGCACGAAGCTTGTGCTCGAGGATGGCTCAACATCGTGCGACACCTCCTTGAATATGGGGCTGATGTCAACTGCAGTGCCCAGGATGGAACCAG GCCTCTGCATGATGCCGTGGAGAATGACCACTTGGAAATTGTCCGCTTGCTTCTTTCTTATGGTGCTGACCCCACTTTGGCTACATACTCAGGTAGAACCATCATGAAAATGACCCACAGCGAACTGATGGAGAAGTTTCTCACAG ATTATTTAAATGACCTCCAGGGTCGCAGTGACGATGACTCTAGTGGCACTTGGGAGTTCTACGGCAGCTCCGTGTGTG AACCCGATGATGAAAGCGGATATGATGTTTTAGCAAACCCCCCAGGTCCTGAAGACCAGGATGGCGACGACGACTCCTACAGCGACGTGTTTGAATTTGAGTTTTCAGAAAGCCCCCTCTTGCCGTGCTACAACATCCAAGTGTCCGTTGCTCAGGG GCCACGGAACTGGCTGCTGCTTTCCGACGTGCTCAAGAAGTTGAAAATGTCCTCCCGCATATTCCGCTGCAATTTTCCCAACGTGGAAATCGTCACGATCGCCGAGGCAGAGTTCTTCCGGCAGGTTTCTGCGAGCCTCTTGTTCTCTTGCTCCAAAGACCTGGAAGCCTTCAACCCCGAAAGCAAGGAGCTGCTGGATCTGGTGGAGTTCACCAGCGAGCTGCAGACGCTGCTGGGCTCGTCCGTGGAATGGCTGCACCCCAGCGACACGGCGCCCCAGGACTACTGGTGA
- the Bcor gene encoding BCL-6 corepressor isoform X2 has product MLSATPLYGNVHSWMNSERVRMCGTSEDRKIPVNDGDASKARLELREENPLNHNVVDASTAHRIDGLAALSMDRSSLIREGLRVPGNIVYSSLCGLGSEKGREAAASTLGGLGFSSERNPEMQFKPNTPETVEPPSVSGKAPNGFSAMYKTPPGIQKSAVATAETLGLDRPASDKQSPLNINGASYLRLPWVNPYMEGATPAIYPFLDSPNKYSLNMYKALLPQQSYSLAQPLYSPVCTNGERFLYLPPPHYVSPHIPSSLASPMRLSTPSASPAIPPLVHCPDKSLPWKMGVSPGNPVDSHAYPHIQNSKQPRVPSAKAVTSGLPGDSALLLPPSPRPSPRVHLPSQPAADTYSEFHKHYARLSTSPSVTLSKPYMTVSSEFPMSRLSNGKYSKASEGGEGAQPVPGHTRKTTVQDRKDGGSPPLLEKQTVTKDVTDKPLDLSSKVVDVDASKADHMKKMAPTVLVHSRAASGLVLSGSEIPKETLSPPGNGCAIYRSEIISTAPSSWVVPGPSPNEETNGKSMSLKNKALDWAIPQQRSSSCPRMGGTDAVITNVSGAVSSAGRPASASPAPNANADGTKTSRSSVDTTPSVIQHVGQPPTTPAKHGGSTSSKGAKASNPEPTFKASENGLPPSSIFLSPNEAFRSPPIPYPRSYLPYPAPEGIAISPLSLHGKGPVYPHPVLLPNGSLFPGHLAPKPGLPYGLPTGRPEFVTYQDALGLGMVHPMLIPHTPIEITKEEKPERRSRSHERARYEDPTLRSRFSEILEANSSKLHPEVPADKTPKPNPSWSQGKTVVKSDKLVYVDLLREESDAKTEANVSKPSFAAESVSQSAEPAKPPAEPGLQQHRDFMALREELGRIGDFHEAYAFKQASGQPVFSVGKDSAPAGANKESLGMPVAAPFLEPTLGSDGPTVTFGKSQEDPKPFCMGGAPPSVDVTPTYTKDGADEAESNDGKVLKPKPSKLAKRIANSAGYVGDRFKCVTTELYADSSQLSREQRALQRAMMRFSELEMKEREGGHPATKDSEVCKFSPADWERLKGNQDKKPKSVTLEEAIADQNDSERCEFTAGNKHDPFEAPEDKDLPVEKYLVDRPPVSEPPSSEQGAAEVPGSPTLRLDRKRKVSGDSSHTETTAEELTEDPLLKAKRRRVPKDDWPEREMTNSSSNHLEDPHYSELTNLKVCIELTGLHPKKQRHLLHLRERWEQQVSAAESKPGRQSRKEVTQATQPEVTAQGNNTTEEKPARKRAEAKGNRGWTEESLKSSDNEQGLPVFSSSPPMKSLSSSNASSRKQTQPSCTPASRPPAKQQKIKESQKTDVPSADEADGQAAALLHKDPENSEKPSGKRLCKTKHLIPQEPRRSSALTGDYYVDNSDGKVTVRRVRKRPEPTSDYDLSPAKQEPKPLDRLQQLLPAPQSTQLPRASSPQETTQSRPMPPEARRLIVNKNAGETLLQRAARLGYEEVVLYCLENKICDVNHRDNAGYCALHEACARGWLNIVRHLLEYGADVNCSAQDGTRPLHDAVENDHLEIVRLLLSYGADPTLATYSGRTIMKMTHSELMEKFLTDYLNDLQGRSDDDSSGTWEFYGSSVCEPDDESGYDVLANPPGPEDQDGDDDSYSDVFEFEFSESPLLPCYNIQVSVAQGPRNWLLLSDVLKKLKMSSRIFRCNFPNVEIVTIAEAEFFRQVSASLLFSCSKDLEAFNPESKELLDLVEFTSELQTLLGSSVEWLHPSDTAPQDYW; this is encoded by the exons ATGCTCTCAGCAACCCCCCTGTATGGGAACGTTCACAGCTGGATGAACAGCGAGCGGGTCCGCATGTGTGGGACTAGCGAAGACAG GAAAATTCCTGTAAATGATGGTGACGCTTCAAAAGCCAGACTGGAACTAAGAGAAGAGAACCCCTTGAACCACAACGTG GTGGATGCGAGCACCGCCCATCGGATCGATGGCCTGGCTGCGCTGAGCATGGACCGCAGCAGCCTCATCCGGGAAGGCCTCCGGGTCCCCGGAAACATTGTGTACTCCAGCTTGTGTGGACTGGGCTCCGAGAAGGGCCGGGAGGCCGCCGCGAGCACTCTCGGAGGCCTTGGGTTTTCTTCGGAAAGGAATCCAGAGATGCAGTTCAAGCCCAATACGCCCGAGACCGTGGAGCCGCCCTCCGTCTCCGGAAAGGCCCCCAATGGCTTCAGTGCTATGTACAAAACTCCGCCTGGAATACAAAAAAGTGCTGTGGCCACAGCAGAAACCCTGGGCTTGGACAGGCCCGCCAGCGACAAACAGAGCCCTCTCAACATCAATGGTGCTAGTTACCTGCGGCTGCCCTGGGTCAACCCTTACATGGAGGGCGCCACGCCAGCCATCTACCCTTTCCTCGACTCGCCAAATAAGTATTCCCTgaacatgtacaaggccttgcTACCTCAGCAGTCCTACAGCCTGGCCCAGCCGCTGTACTCTCCCGTGTGCACCAACGGGGAGCGCTTCCTCTACCTGCCGCCGCCCCACTACGTCAGTCCCCACATCCCATCGTCCTTGGCCTCTCCCATGAGGCTCTCTACGCCCTCGGCCTCCCCAGCCATCCCGCCTCTCGTCCACTGCCCAGACAAAAGCCTCCCGTGGAAGATGGGCGTCAGTCCCGGGAACCCCGTTGATTCCCATGCCTATCCCCATATCCAGAACAGCAAACAGCCCAGGGTGCCCTCTGCGAAGGCGGTCACCAGCGGCCTGCCAGGGGACTCTGCTCTCCTGCTGCCTCCGTCGCCACGGCCCTCGCCACGTGTCCACCTTCCCAGCCAGCCTGCCGCGGACACCTACTCCGAGTTCCATAAGCACTACGCCAGGTTGTCCACCTCCCCCTCGGTCACCCTGTCGAAGCCATACATGACGGTCAGCAGCGAGTTCCCCATGAGCCGGCTCTCCAATGGCAAGTATTCCAAAGCGTCAGAAGGCGGAGAGGGTGCCCAACCGGTGCCCGGGCATACCCGGAAGACAACGGTTCAAGACAGAAAGGATGGGGGCTCTCCTCCTCTGTTGGAGAAGCAGACTGTTACCAAAGACGTCACAGATAAGCCGCTGGACTTGTCTTCTAAAGTCGTGGATGTGGACGCTTCCAAAGCTGACCACATGAAGAAGATGGCCCCCACCGTGCTGGTTCACAGCAGGGCTGCAAGCGGCCTCGTGCTGTCCGGAAGTGAGATTCCAAAAGAAACATTATCTCCTCCAGGAAATGGCTGTGCTATCTATAGATCTGAGATCATTAGCACTGCGCCCTCATCCTGGGTGGTGCCGGGGCCAAGTCCCAACGAGGAGACCAATGGCAAAAGCATGTCGCTGAAAAACAAGGCGTTGGACTGGGCCATACCACAGCAGCGGAGCTCGTCGTGTCCCCGCATGGGTGGCACAGACGCCGTGATCACTAATGTGTCGGGGGCAGTGTCGAGCGCGGGCCGCCCAGCCTCAGCATCGCCAGCGCCCAATGCCAATGCAGATGGCACCAAGACCAGCAGGAGCTCTGTGGACACCACGCCGTCCGTCATTCAGCACGTGGGCCAGCCCCCGACCACGCCCGCCAAGCATGGTGGCAGCACCAGCAGCAAGGGCGCCAAAGCCAGCAACCCAGAACCGACTTTCAAAGCAAGCGAGAACGGGCTCCCGCCAAGCTCCATCTTTCTGTCTCCAAACGAAGCATTCAGGTCCCCACCGATCCCCTACCCCAGAAGTTACCTCCCTTACCCGGCCCCTGAGGGCATCGCAATCAGTCCGCTGTCCTTACATGGCAAAGGACCCGTGTACCCTCACCCTGTTTTGTTACCCAACGGCAGTCTGTTTCCCGGGCACCTTGCCCCAAAGCCTGGCCTGCCCTACGGGCTGCCCACGGGCCGGCCAGAGTTTGTGACCTACCAAGACGCCCTGGGGTTGGGCATGGTACACCCCATGTTGATCCCGCACACCCCCATCGAGATCACTAAAGAGGAGAAACCAGAGAGGCGGTCCCGGTCCCACGAGAGAGCCCGCTACGAGGACCCCACCCTCCGCAGCCGCTTCTCGGAGatcttggaagccaatagcagcaAGCTGCACCCCGAGGTCCCCGCCGACAAGACCCCAAAGCCGAATCCTAGCTGGAGTCAAGGGAAGACGGTCGTCAAAAGCGACAAGCTTGTCTATGTCGACCTCCTCCGAGAAGAATCGGATGCCAAGACGGAGGCCAATGTGTCCAAACCCAGCTTTGCGGCCGAGAGTGTCAGCCAGAGCGCAGAGCCTGCCAAGCCCCCGGCCGAGCCGGGCCTGCAGCAGCACAGAGATTTCATGGCCCTAAGAGAGGAGCTGGGGCGTATCGGGGACTTCCACGAGGCCTATGCTTTCAAACAGGCCTCAGGCCAGCCCGTGTTCAGCGTGGGCAAGGACAGCGCTCCTGCAGGAGCCAACAAAGAGAGCCTGGGGATGCCGGTCGCAGCTCCGTTCCTGGAGCCAACTCTGGGGAGCGACGGCCCCACCGTGACTTTTGGTAAAAGCCAAGAGGATCCCAAACCATTTTGCATGGGTGGCGCCCCTCCGAGTGTGGACGTCACCCCCACCTATACCAAAGATGGAGCTGACGAGGCCGAATCCAACGATGGCAAAGTTCTGAAACCGAAGCCATCTAAGCTGGCCAAGAGAATCGCCAACTCGGCCGGTTACGTGGGGGACCGATTCAAGTGTGTCACGACCGAACTGTATGCAGATTCCAGCCAGCTCAGCCGGGAGCAGCGGGCACTGCAG CGTGCAATGATGCGCTTCTCAGAGTTGGAGATGAAAGAGAGAGAAGGTGGCCACCCAGCAACCAAAGATTCCGAGGTGTGCAAGTTCAGCCCAGCCGACTGGGAAAGGTTGAAAGGAAATCAGGACAAAAAGCCAAAGTCGGTCACCCTGGAGGAGGCCATTGCCGACCAGAACGACAGTGAGCGAT GCGAGTTTACTGCTGGGAACAAACATGATCCCTTTGAAGCCCCAGAGGACAAAGACCTCCCCGTGGAGAAGTACCTGGTGGACAGGCCGCCTGTGAGCGAGCCACCCTCCTCTGAGCAGGGGGCTGCCGAGGTGCCCGGTAGTCCCACCCTCCGGCTGGACAGGAAGCGCAAAGTCTCAGGTGACAGCAGCCATACTGAGACCACTGCGGAAGAGCTGACGGAGGACCCTCTGCTGAAAGCCAAGCGAAGGCGGGTCCCCAAAG ATGACTGGCCTGAGAGGGAAATGACAAACAGTTCCTCTAACCACTTAGAAGACCCACATTATAGTGAGCTGACCAACCTGAAGGTGTGCATTGAATTAACAGGGCTCCATCCTAAAAAGCAACGCCACCTGCTGCACCTTAGGGAACGCTGGGAGCAGCAGGTGTCCGCAGCAGAGAGCAAACCTGGCCGCCAaagcaggaaggaagtgacccagGCCACTCAGCCTGAGGTCACAGCCCAGGGGAATAACACCACCGAAGAGAAACCCGCCAGGAAAAGGGCAGAGGCCAAGGGCAACAGAGGCTGGACGGAAGAGTCCCTCAAGTCGAGCGACAACGAGCAAG GCCTGCCTGTGTTCTCCAGCTCCCCGCCCATGAAGAGCCTTTCATCCAGCAACGCAAGCAGCAGAAAGCAGACTCAGCCAAGCTGCACGCCGGCCTCGAGGCCTCCTGCCAAACAGCAGAAAATTAAAGAAAGCCAGAAGACAGATGTGCCGAGTGCCGACGAGGCCGACGGCCAGGCGGCCGCCCTGCTGCACAAGGACCCCGAGAACAGCGAGAAGCCGTCCGGcaagagactgtgtaaaaccaaGCACTTGATCCCGCAGGAGCCCAGGCGGAGCTCAGCGCTGACCGGGGACTACTACGTGGACAACTCGGATGGCAAG GTGACTGTCCGGAGAGTCCGGAAGCGGCCTGAGCCCACTTCGGACTACGATCTGTCACCGGCCAAGCAGGAGCCAAAGCCCTTGGACCGCTTGCAGCAGTTGCTACCAGCCCCCCAGTCCACGCAGCTGCCTCGCGCCAGTTCCCCACAGGAGACCACCCAGTCGCGCCCCATGCCACCAGAGGCACGGAGACTTATTGTCAACAAGAACGCCGGGGAGACCCTTCTGCAGCGGGCAGCCAGGCTTGGCTATGAG GAAGTGGTCTTGTACTGCCTGGAGAACAAGATTTGTGATGTGAATCACCGTGACAACGCAGGTTACTGTGCCCTGCACGAAGCTTGTGCTCGAGGATGGCTCAACATCGTGCGACACCTCCTTGAATATGGGGCTGATGTCAACTGCAGTGCCCAGGATGGAACCAG GCCTCTGCATGATGCCGTGGAGAATGACCACTTGGAAATTGTCCGCTTGCTTCTTTCTTATGGTGCTGACCCCACTTTGGCTACATACTCAGGTAGAACCATCATGAAAATGACCCACAGCGAACTGATGGAGAAGTTTCTCACAG ATTATTTAAATGACCTCCAGGGTCGCAGTGACGATGACTCTAGTGGCACTTGGGAGTTCTACGGCAGCTCCGTGTGTG AACCCGATGATGAAAGCGGATATGATGTTTTAGCAAACCCCCCAGGTCCTGAAGACCAGGATGGCGACGACGACTCCTACAGCGACGTGTTTGAATTTGAGTTTTCAGAAAGCCCCCTCTTGCCGTGCTACAACATCCAAGTGTCCGTTGCTCAGGG GCCACGGAACTGGCTGCTGCTTTCCGACGTGCTCAAGAAGTTGAAAATGTCCTCCCGCATATTCCGCTGCAATTTTCCCAACGTGGAAATCGTCACGATCGCCGAGGCAGAGTTCTTCCGGCAGGTTTCTGCGAGCCTCTTGTTCTCTTGCTCCAAAGACCTGGAAGCCTTCAACCCCGAAAGCAAGGAGCTGCTGGATCTGGTGGAGTTCACCAGCGAGCTGCAGACGCTGCTGGGCTCGTCCGTGGAATGGCTGCACCCCAGCGACACGGCGCCCCAGGACTACTGGTGA